Part of the Streptomyces antimycoticus genome, TGTCGGACTGCTCGGTGGTGGGAGGCTCCGGGTAGGGCCCGTGGTCCGTCGCTGTGGGAGGGCGGTCAATGCCGTGAGCATGAAGATTGCGGCCTCGTAGGCCATCGCGTGGCCGAACGCCGTGTTCGCAGTGTCCGCCGGTGCGTAGTAGGCCAGTCCGGCCGCCGTCACTCCGATCGACTCGCCGAGCTGCTGGGCTGTGGGCAGCAGTCCGGACATCGAGCCTGCCGCGGTGCCTCGCGCGCCCGTCAGCACCAGAGCGAACACGGTGGTTGTGAACAGGCCGAAGGCGGCGCCCCCGGCTGTCGGCACCGGCAGGGCCGCCTGGCGTCCGGGCTCGGTGCCGATGAGCGGGGCGAGTGCCGGGGCCGTACCCGCCAGGACCAGGGCAGCGGCTGTCAGCACGGTCGGGCCCAGGCGGCGGGAGAGGGCCGGTGCGGCGTGGCTGCCCAGGACGGCCGCGGCGGCGAACGGCGCCGACACCAGCGCCGCGGATATCGCCGGGTACCCGAGGGCGGACTGCAGGTGCAGGAACAGCAGATAGGTGAACGAGGGCACCCGGCGTTGAACGGGCGGACGAGTCAACCACGGTCACGCGATGGCTCTCACCGGTCCACGCCTCCCATCACCGGGTCGATACCGGCCACGGCGACGATGACGTCCGCGACCTGCCCGCCCTCGCACATCGCGGCCATCGTCTGCAGGTTGGTGAAGCTCGGGTCGCGGAAGTGCACCCGGTAGGGGCGCGTGCCGCCGTCGGAGACTACATGCACGCCCAGCTCGCCCCTGGGGGACTCGACCGCCGTGTAGGTCTGCCCCGGCGGGACGTGGAAGCCCTCCGTCACCAGCTTGAAGTGGTAGATCAGCGCCTCCATGGACTCGCCCATGATCTTGCGAATGTGGTCCAGCGAGTTGCCGAGCCCGTCCGCGCCGAGCGCCAGCTGGGCCGGCCACGCGATCTTCTTGTCCGCGACCATTACCTCGCCGCCGCCGCCCGTGAGCTGTTCCAGGCACTGCTCGACGATCCGCAGCGACTGCTCCATCTCGTGCAGCCGGATCAGGAACCGCCCGTAGGAGTCGCAGGTGTCGGCGGTCTCGACCTCGAAGTCGTAGCCCTCGTAGCCACAGTACGGCTGCGACTTGCGCAGGTCGTGCGGCAGGCCGGTGGCCCGCAGGATCGGGCCGGTCGCGCCCAGCGCCATGCAGCCCGCCAGGTTCAGATAGCCGACGTCCATCAGCCGGGCCTTGAAGACCGGGTTGTTGGTGGCGAGCTTGTCGTACTCGGGCAGCCGCGAGCGCAGCAGCCTCACGCCCTCACGGATATCGTCCAGCGCGCGGGGCGGCAGGTCCTGCGCCAGCCCGCCGGGCCGCACGTAGCCGTGGTTCATGCGCAGGCCGGTGACCAGCTCGAAGATGTCGAGGATGACCTCGCGATCACGGAAGCCGTAGACCATCAGCGTGGTGGAGCCGATCTCCATCCCGCCTGCGGCCACGGCGACCAGATGGGAGGAGATCCGGTTGAGCTCCATCATCATCACGCGGATGACGCTCGCCCGCTCCGGGATGTGGTCGGTGATGCCCAGCAGCTTCTCCACCGCCAGGCAGTAGGCCGTCTCGTTGAACAGCGGCATCAGGTAGTCCATGCGGGTCACGAACGTCGTGCCCTGGACCCAGTTGCGGAACTCCATGTTCTTCTCGATGCCGGTGTGCAGGTAGCCGATGCCGCAGCGGGCCTCCTTCACCGTCTCGCCGTCGATCTCCAGGATCAGCCGCAGCACACCGTGCGTGGACGGGTGCTGCGGACCCATGTTGACGATGATCCGCTCGTCGTCCGGCTTCTCCGCCGCGGAGAAGATCTCGTCCCAGTCGCCGCCGGTGATCGTGTAGGTGTGACCCTCGGTGGTGTCGCGGGCGCCTGCCGGTTCATGCTCGGGGCTGCTCATCGGCTGTAGAACCTCCGGTGTGGTCGCCGATCGCGTCCGCGTGTGCGGGCTGCGCGCGACCAGACACATCATCCAGAATTGCGCATCTTCGGCAGGAATGCCCACCCGTCCTGGACCTGGCCCACAACGCCGCCCCCGGCACCCTGTACGCGATCTTCCAGCTCCTCACCGCGCTGCTGCTGCTCTCGGCCGCGTCCTCCTCCTTCCAGGTCGGGCCCGGCCTGCTGAAAGCACTGGCCCGCCACCACGGCCATGGCGGCACCGATGCCGGAATCCTGCCCGCCGTGTGGGGACGTACCAACTGCACCACGCCCCGTACTGGGGCGTGCTGCTCTGGCCGTCTCCGCGGTCGTGATCACCGCGGCCGGCGGTGACGACCAGCGGCTGGTCCTGTTGCGCGAACGCCGCTTCGGACACGCGGCGGTCAACCTCGTGGGCGCGGTCGCCGTAGCCTTCGTGCTGGTGGTCAACCTCTCCCGGGGCGAGCCGATCGCCTCCCTGGTCGCCGCGGTCGCGATCGCCGCGGTCCTGCACCGGAGGTGGGTCAAGGCCGGACGCCCGCGCGGCATCCGCGACGTCACGGCCGAGGCCGAAGCCGGCCACTGAGCCCGCCCGGTCGCGTCAGGTCAGGTCAGGTCAGGTCAGGTCAGGGGATTCGGAGCGAATACCGAGCCGCACAGGACGGGGTGCAGCATCGGGCCTTGGCGCCACTCCTCCGCCTGTCCCACACGCACGGCGCGTTCACGATCGAAGCAATCCACTGACACTTCCTGGCAGTACCACTGACGTTCTCGTGGCAGACGACATCGGCTACCGTCACTTGCGCTGCTTCAACGCCGACGTCGCTGCCCGGCTACGGGAGTTCTTCGCGACCCCAGGACTGCTGCTGAGGGCTCCGAGGATGTCGGCGATGCGAGGCTGCCGAGGAGCTCAGGCAGAGCCAGGGCAAGAAGACTCACCGCGGCCCTCTGGCCGTGCGCAGTCAGTCCCCATAGCCGTCCCCGTGGGAAGAAGCCCCGGCAGACCGTGGCCTGCCGGGGCTTCTGATCGCCTGCCGCTACGGGGGAGGCGGCAGGCTGCTTTCTCCGGCGGAGCCGGTCTGGTCGATGTGCCGTAGTGCGTCGGACAGCTCGCCGGGGTCAACGAAACGGGGCTGGGTGGGGTGCGGGGTGCTGAGCCACGTGGCGGAGATGGACCCACGCTGGCCTGTCGGCATGAGCAGCCACGAGCCCGTCGTCAGGGAGCGGGTGCCGTGAGCGGTGCACCGGCGGGCGGTGCCGGCGGGGACGTGGACGATGAGCTCCTGGCGGACGTAGTCGGCCAGGACGGGATAGCCGCGGTCGATTGGGAGACTGAGGCGGGTGAGCGCGGCCAGGCCGCGCTGCAGCGGCGCGATGACGATGGCGTCCCACTCCAGGCCGCAGTCCACCAGCAGCACGGTGAGTTTCGGCGGCGCGACCTTCTCCGACGGCAGGCAGGTGTCCTTCAACGCCGCGACGTTCTCCGGCGGCGCGCTCAGCTTCGGGGGCGCGACGTTCTCCGGCGGCGCAGTGGTCTTCAGTGGCGCGACGTTCTCTGGCAGCCCGGTGTCCTTCCCCGGCGCGACCTTCTCCGACGGCGCGGTGTCCTTCAGTGGCGCGACGTTGTCCGGCGGCCACGTGAGCTTCGGCGGCGCGACGGGTTCAGCTCCCTCTGGGCTGCTCGCTGCCGTCGAGAGTTCCTCTGTGAGGGTGGGGGTCACCCTTCCATCCGCTTGGCTGCCAGCGAGTCCGTAGAAAAAAAGAGGGGCGAAAACGGTCGTCTACGCCCTCTCGCGGCGATCCAATGAGCAGAGACGGCGAAACCGGGCATGTCGGCATACCAGTCAATCGGTCCACTCCGCAGTTTCGCCTCCCCGCTCAGCCCCTCCCGCGATGGAGTCCGTTCCACGCCGGGCAGGCGGGGAGGAGAAGGCCAGTTCAGCCCTGGGTGTCGACGAAGCTTCGTTCCTACTCGACCGCCGGATCGTCCGAAGGGCGTGGCTCTTCGACATGGCGTATCTCCTCCAACCGCCTGGACGGCCCTGGTGCTGGCTGGCTATCGGGCGGCCCCTCCCTTGTGGCGGCCGTCCGCCGGCCAGCGCGGGTCTGCCTGGGGAATCAAGCTGAGCAACTCTGCGACGATACAGATCGAGGGGTGGGGAGATTCAGATATCGCCATCACCTGCACCACCTTGTCGGCCGCCCCGATCAGCTGTCCAGATTGCGGGACGCGATCAGCTGGTTGGTCAGCTCAACCGTGGCCAGATACCACCAGAAGATCCAGTCGAGGAATGCTTCGTCGTATTCGCTGCGCTGGTCGGCCCGCCGGTGGCGTAGATCGAAGCCGTTGGCGATCTAAAAGAGGGCGCCTTCGTCCTTCCCGAGGTGCTCCTTGATGAGGGCACGGCGCTCCTCGAGGACGCGGGCGAGGTTGAAGATTGCTGACCTCATGCTCTCGGCAGACGTGTCGCGTCCTCGAAAGAGCGCGATGGAGTGGCGAATTCCGCTGGTGATGTCAGGCGGGCTGTCGTTGAGTGCGCGGTGCACCAGTGTGCTGCGGGCGTCGTCGGTGACGGCGACCAGGCGCCCGAGGTCCTCGCCTTCCTCAGCGCATTCGATCGATTACTTCGTCAGTCGACAGCAACGCATGGGCACAGAAACTGTAGTTGATGATCGCCGCCTGATAGCCGTCGCCCCAGACCGGGTGTCGGGGTCCAGCTGTTGCATCCCTGGCCACGGTGACCTCAAATCCCTCCTCGATGAGGTGACGCATATGGGACTCGACGCACATGTTCGCCAGCATCCCGCCAAGGATTATCCTTCCTATTCCCCGTTTGCGCAGTTGCAGTACCAAGTCGTTGGTTTCCGGTCCGAATACCTTGTGTGGGCTGGCGACCACCGTTTTGCCGTCTTCGATATAGGGCCTGAAGCGGTCCAGCCAGTCTGCGCCAGAGTTTCGGAATCCGGTCAGATCGAGCGGTCCCGTCCGTGCGAACGTGCGGGTCTCGAGCTCGTTTGTCTCGAGCGGCCCGTTCATTCGCCATCCATAGTCGACCGGGTAGAAGTAATGGGGCGAAATGAAGACCTCGTATCCGCCCGCCTTCGCCGCCTCGAAGATTCGCTCCATATTCTCGACGGTCCTGTTCTCTGTGACGCTCGCTCCCACCGCGTCCCAGCTCGTTCCCTCCTCGCTCAACACGTCGTTCTGCGGGTCAGTGAAGACAACCGCCGTGTCGATCTTCTTGATTTCCATCTGGCGCTCCTTACGCGATAACACACCATTGGTGTGCCGGTACTGATTCGGACTTTGAAAGTGTGCAGTCGCGCAAACCCGAGTTCGACGGATTTCTTGCCGGCCGCGACGATCGGAACGATCTGGTCATCGTCACTGTGCACGATCAGCGTCGGGACGTCGGTGCTCCCCAGGTCCTCCGTCAGGTCGGTCTCGGAGAATGCCTTGTCGGGGTCGTAGGCCGCCTTCAGGCCCACTGCCCACATCCGGAACATGTCCCGGACGCCCTGCGAGACCTACGAGCCCTTCCGGTAGGCCCTGTAGAAGCTCGCGCTCAGGTCGTAGAACTGCGAACGGTCGGTGGGGAGCCCGTTGCGGATCTCGTCGAACACCTCGATGGGCGTGCCTTCGGGGTTGTTATTCGGCGATCTGTATGAGCCGGGGGGATCGCGCTCAGCAACAGCACCTTGCACACCCTGGACGTACCGTGCCTGCCGATGTAGCGGGTCACCTCGCCGCCGGTGGTGGGGTGGCTCACGAGAATCGCGTCTCGCAGGTTCAGTTTCTCGATCAGCTGCGCGAGGTCGTCGGCGTATGTGTCGAGGTCGTTGCCGTCCCGCGACTGGCCCGCTCGCCTGCCACCCCTCCTCGCGCGGTAGCCGTTCCTCGCGAGGAGGTGCAACTGGTCGTCCCACGCGTCAGAGTAAAGCGGCCACCGTTGGCTGAACACGACCGGCCGATCGGTGCCCCAGTCATTGTAAGTAGCTTCGCGTGTTGTCCGTTCCGTGGTACTAAAGGTTTCCCATGAGCGGTTCCGTCCGGGGGGCCCGTGCGGCAAGTATTCGGTGCCTCGGATGTCCTCTCTCCGGCCGGTGCGAGGTCTTTTCCGGAGAGGTGCGGATTGTTCCGACGCTAAGCGATGCGGCTCGACGAAATACGAACCCTTCAACTCGAGTGCCGTACTCACCCTCGAGGTGTGTGCCCTGAGGACGCGCTGTCCCGGGCCGTTCGGCGCTCCAATTCACGATGCCACATCGCGGGACGTTCCGCATCAGTGAATTGCTGCGCCTCGGTCGCCATCCCTGCCATCCCCGAGGTGTGAACGGTATGCGGGGATGATCCTTCCGCCTGCCGGGCTGATTTCGGTCCTCGAAGAGCGGGGGCGCCCTCTTGGGCTAACCTCGATTGTTCATGAGGGGCCGTCGGCTTGCTGATGGGCCCCTTTGCGGTGGGGGTCGGTGGGGATTTCGGGGTCTGGCAGGTGTGCGCGGCTGTCGCGTCGGGTGTGCGCCGGGTTCCACGGTTCCGGTCGGGGTGGTGCTGCTCGCAGGGATGGGAAGGCGCTGGTCAGCCGGGGTTGGGGAGGGCTTGGAGTCGGTCCAGGGCAGGGTGATCACGTCGGTCCAGGGCCGATGCCGGGCAAGTCGGAGGTAGCGGCGGCTGGCGGTGACGAGCTGGGCGGCGGTGGAGAACAGTCGCAGCCGCAGGCGGCGGGGTTCCCAGAGCCGGGCTTTGCCGGTCGGGGCGAGCTCGGTCAGTTCCCGGCGGGCGGTCGCTGTACGATCCGACCTCTGGCGAACCTCGCACACACAGGCCCGGGTGTGAGCTGCCGCTTCTACTACGCCGGCTGCATCGCCTGCCCGGCGCCCCGACCCTGACTTGGTACTCCACGTGCTCGCGGCCCGGGACTCGCCCCGGGGCCCTGTCGGCCGCGGCGCGAAGCGGTGTTCGCGTCCACCCCCGCCATTGTCTCTGCTGTGGTGCCGGCAGAGACCCGCGGCGGGTGATCAGCTTGACTGTGGGCGTCCGAAGAGCAGGTCGTAGCCCGGCGGGAGTTGAAGCAGGGTACGGTTCAGCAGGTCCTCACCCGCGACATCGGCCACGACGCTGAGTACCGCGCTGACGTCCCAGGTTGCGGTCTTCTCGGTGGCGCCTTCGACCCAGGCTGCGGTCGCCCGGATGAACCGCTCGGGTGACAGCGGTTCGTGCGCCTGGAGGGGACTGAGGAGGATCAGCGCCAGAGATTCGGGCAGCCGGTCGGCCAACTCGGCGCGTACCTCACCCACCAGATGAGCGCCCAGCAGTGCCAAGACGACGCGGGAGGCTCGCTCTGCCTCCTGCGGTGTGGGATATTCGCCGCGTTCCTGGATCGTGGCGATGAACGCGTCCCAGCGGATGCGCATAACGTCTTCCCTTCCGAATGGATGGCTGCACAGAGGCGGAGCACGCGGACGGAAGCCGCCGTGCCCATCTCCTGCTGCGGTCATCAGCCGCTGATGTACGTGTACGGGTCGCCGCCGCTGACGGCGATCTTGCGGGGCTTGGCCTGATCGGCGACCGGGATACACGGCCGCAGCACGCCCGTCCCGCGCGATGCGTCGACGCGATCATGGCTTTGCTGCCTCATGCGGTGCCGCGGTGCCTGGCACCTGCTGGTGTGAACCGGTCCAGCCCACGGAAGCGGTCGGTTCGCGCGAGCATCATCGATCTCCTCACTTACTCCCCTCGAAGATGGGACGGACTCCTCGACGCAGCCCTATCTTGCACCGTGGACCACGCCCGGCGGCGGCTCGACGCCGCGTGAGGTGATGCGGTGGTTGTGAACAGGCCGAAGGCGGCGCCCCCGGCTGCCGGCACCGGCAGGGCCGCCTTGCGTCCGGGCTCGGTGCCGATGAGCGGGGCGAGTGCCAGGGCCGTACCCGCCAGGACCAGGGCAGCGGCCGCGTCAGCACCATCGGGCCCAGGCGGTGGGAGAGGGCCGGTGCGGCGTGGCTGCCCAGGAGGGCCGCGGTGGCGAACGGCGCCGACATCAGCGCCGCGGATATCGCCGGGTGCCCGAGGGCGGACTGCAGGTGCAGGAACAGCAGATAGGTGAACGAGGGCACCCGGCGTTGAACACGAACACCAGCAGCACGCCCTGCCGCGCGGCCGGAGCGGCGGTCTGCGCGATCGTGGCGTTGAGCAGTTGCACGAAGGTCGCACTCAGTACCACTGGCAGCAGGAACCGGCCGCCGTTCACCGGACCAGGGTCCCGGCGAGTTCCCGCGGCCGGGCGGCGGTCGGGCTGTGGCTGCCCGGCAGGGTGCGGTGGGTCAGTGGCTGGTCCGGTACGGGCCGGCCGGTCTGCGCGGTCATCAGGTCCTGTACGGCCGCCGGCAGCGCCCGGTTCTGCGCACAGCGCAGGAGGGCGCGCCGCATACGGCCCCACGGCGCGGCGGGCAGGGTGACGGGGGCCGCCGCCGGGAGGGCCGGCGGCAGGCCGGGGCTGAGCGCGGAGCGCCGACGGTCGAAACGGTCGGCGGGTGTGTCGTGGTATTGGGTCTGCCGCAACTCCTCGGCGTAGGCGGAATCCGGCCGGAGCGGGTCGGTCCGCACCGCATCCAGTGCCTGGGGATGACCGGGGTTGAGGCTCTGCTCCCGTACGGTGGCGTTCGCGGGGGCGCCGAGGTGGTCGCAGAGGCGGGGGCGGCCGGCGGGGAGGGATGTGGAGAGGCAGGCGATGGTGTCGGTCAGTTCGGGTGCGTACGGTGTGGCCGGCGACGCGGGGGCGCCGCCCGTGCGGTGAGCGACGAGCCCGAGAGGGCCGTGGCGGCGGACCCGGCACAGCGTGTCCCGGACGGCATCGGCGCAGTCGCCGATCGTCAGGTCGGCCGGCTGCGGCCTCCCGGTCAGCGGCCCGGCCCGGCCAGGCAGCGGGTACCCGCTGGGCAGGGGAGCGCCGAAGCCGTGCCCGGGCAGGCCGGCGGCCACACTCGCGGCACCGGCACCGGTGAGTGGGGCGTGCTGTGTCGCCGCCCGCTGCCACGAGCGGTGCCGGGCGCCGTGGACGGACACGGAGGCGGTGTCGTTCACATCGGTGTTCATGCAGGACGTCATGGCTTCCATTCCAGTCGGCGACGGCAGCGTCATTCACTGAAAGATGTGACAGGCGCGGTCACGATACTTTCCGGGTGTGGAAGGGGTGGTCATGGAGGCGCGGCATCTGCGGTACGCGCTCACCCTCACCCTTGCCGAGCACGGACACTTCGGCAGAGCAGCCGACGCACTGGGCATCGCGCAGCGCTCGCTGTCCAAACGGATCGCCGACCTGGGCGCGAGAGCGGCGCCCGGCTGTTCGACCGTAGGCGCCAGGGCGTGTTCCCGACCGCGGCGGGCGAGGCGTTCCTCACCGGGGCGCGGCGGGCGCTGGAGGAAATGGCGGCGGCCACCATCGACGCCGGGCGGGCGGCGCGCGGTGAGACGGGCCGACTGCGCCTGGGGTTCATCGCCTCCGTACTGCTCGACGCGCTGCCGGACGTCCTGGGCCGGTTCGGCCGTGAACGGCCCGATGTACGGCTGGAGTTGCGCGAGATGGCGTCCGGCCGCAGCGCCGCCGCTCTCCTGGCCGGAGAACTGGACGTGGCCGTCACCCTCGGACCGCCACGGGGAGCCGGGGTCGAGCACCTGGTGTCCGTCCCGGTCGGGCACGACCATCTCATCGCCGTCGTCAGCAGCGCGCACCCCTACCAAGGCCGGGTGTCGGTGAGTGTGGACCAGTGGCGGCGGCAGCCGCTGATCGTGGCCCCCGTGGAGGACGAGTCCGCGGTCGCCGCTGGGCTGCGCACCCTGCTCGGCGAGGATGCCGTAGCGCTGGACGGCGCGACCGTCGCCCGGGACGTGCATACCATCATCGGCCTGGCCGCCTGCGGGGTCGGCGTGGGCCTGGGGCCCTCCCGCATGTTGTCGGCCCCCCGCCCAGGCGTCTGGTTCTGCGAGGTGACCCCGCGCACGGCGCTCCCTGACCTGGTCCTGTCCTTCGCCGACCGGGACCGTTCCCCGGTGCTGGGCGCCTTCCTCGGCACTGTCCGCAGGAACTGCCCCGACGTCGGTGCCGCACTCGACCGCCGGTTCGGCCACGCATGAGTATCGGGAACCGGTTCCGCCTGTATCCCATCGAGCCCACCGCCGACGGTTGAACCGGTGATCCACTGGGCCTTGACGGCCCGTCGGATCCTGCGGAAGCTGATCACCCAGCTGTACAGCAACGTCCAGACGTTGGAGTGGGAGTTGAACCGGATCCACGGCAACAAGGAGACGGAGACCGGTGAGAAGCAGGACGCGGCG contains:
- a CDS encoding NADH-quinone oxidoreductase subunit D, which encodes MSSPEHEPAGARDTTEGHTYTITGGDWDEIFSAAEKPDDERIIVNMGPQHPSTHGVLRLILEIDGETVKEARCGIGYLHTGIEKNMEFRNWVQGTTFVTRMDYLMPLFNETAYCLAVEKLLGITDHIPERASVIRVMMMELNRISSHLVAVAAGGMEIGSTTLMVYGFRDREVILDIFELVTGLRMNHGYVRPGGLAQDLPPRALDDIREGVRLLRSRLPEYDKLATNNPVFKARLMDVGYLNLAGCMALGATGPILRATGLPHDLRKSQPYCGYEGYDFEVETADTCDSYGRFLIRLHEMEQSLRIVEQCLEQLTGGGGEVMVADKKIAWPAQLALGADGLGNSLDHIRKIMGESMEALIYHFKLVTEGFHVPPGQTYTAVESPRGELGVHVVSDGGTRPYRVHFRDPSFTNLQTMAAMCEGGQVADVIVAVAGIDPVMGGVDR
- a CDS encoding pentapeptide repeat-containing protein; translation: MASHSRPQSTSSTVSFGGATFSDGRQVSFNAATFSGGALSFGGATFSGGAVVFSGATFSGSPVSFPGATFSDGAVSFSGATLSGGHVSFGGATGSAPSGLLAAVESSSVRVGVTLPSAWLPASP
- a CDS encoding cysteine hydrolase translates to MEIKKIDTAVVFTDPQNDVLSEEGTSWDAVGASVTENRTVENMERIFEAAKAGGYEVFISPHYFYPVDYGWRMNGPLETNELETRTFARTGPLDLTGFRNSGADWLDRFRPYIEDGKTVVASPHKVFGPETNDLVLQLRKRGIGRIILGGMLANMCVESHMRHLIEEGFEVTVARDATAGPRHPVWGDGYQAAIINYSFCAHALLSTDEVIDRMR
- a CDS encoding DUF2267 domain-containing protein — encoded protein: MRIRWDAFIATIQERGEYPTPQEAERASRVVLALLGAHLVGEVRAELADRLPESLALILLSPLQAHEPLSPERFIRATAAWVEGATEKTATWDVSAVLSVVADVAGEDLLNRTLLQLPPGYDLLFGRPQSS
- a CDS encoding alpha/beta fold hydrolase, translated to MTSCMNTDVNDTASVSVHGARHRSWQRAATQHAPLTGAGAASVAAGLPGHGFGAPLPSGYPLPGRAGPLTGRPQPADLTIGDCADAVRDTLCRVRRHGPLGLVAHRTGGAPASPATPYAPELTDTIACLSTSLPAGRPRLCDHLGAPANATVREQSLNPGHPQALDAVRTDPLRPDSAYAEELRQTQYHDTPADRFDRRRSALSPGLPPALPAAAPVTLPAAPWGRMRRALLRCAQNRALPAAVQDLMTAQTGRPVPDQPLTHRTLPGSHSPTAARPRELAGTLVR